The sequence below is a genomic window from Rhodothermales bacterium.
TACCGGCTGGGTTGCGGGTTGATTGTCATGCCGATCAACTATCGGGACGACGAGAATCAGCCGCAACATGATGTGCCCAGGATCGATGGGCATCCAGCCATACCTGCGGGTGTGCGATCCATATTGCTTGTGGACGACGTGTCTGTGTCAGGTTCCACCCTCCAGGCTGCGCGGCGGATACTCGCGGACTATCACGTCACGACCCTTGTACTCAAGGGCAAAGCCGACATCGTGGTTTTCCCTCACATTTCCTCGTGCGTCAACTGGCCGTGGAATTCTGAACTATCGTTGACAAGCCGCCGCTTCGATATTCTGGAGTCGACCGGCGGATAGGCTGGAGAGTTGATCCATGTCCCATCAACGACATCGCAAAATGTGCCCCGGCCGTCGGATGTCTCGACGACGGTTCGTCTCGTCCGTGACCACTGCGACAGCGGGTATGCTGGTGGCTG
It includes:
- a CDS encoding phosphoribosyltransferase, with protein sequence MKVDMGFERISEAIRELEVPKVDLVIGIGRGGVVPASLLAYRLGCGLIVMPINYRDDENQPQHDVPRIDGHPAIPAGVRSILLVDDVSVSGSTLQAARRILADYHVTTLVLKGKADIVVFPHISSCVNWPWNSELSLTSRRFDILESTGG